ATACGGATTGTCAGGGAAACTTGGAGACATTAGCGTATTACAGTAGTCTAATTTCTCATTTTCTTTAAATTTAAACATTCTAGTTGTGTAAAATAAATCAATACGTGCTTTCTCTTCTTGCACTTCGATATTATATTCACGTAACCATGCTATACTTTTTGAACCGAATCCACTTGCATCAACAACTATATCTGCTTGAATTTCTTCTTGTGTACCAGTCTCTAAACATTTCGCTTTTACTCCACATACTTTATTACGTTTTCCATCTATTAATAACCCTTCAATCACTGTCTCATATTTAATAGTAATATTAGAAACCTGATCTATTCGTTTTTGAATATGCCATTCAAGCAAAAATCTACTTTGTTGAATCATATGTACTTCTCCTGTGAATGGTTGTTTCCATAAACCAAATTGATGCCATTTTAAATCACGAGTAAAGTTATGTACGACACTACCTGCTTCTATTAATTCATTCGTAATATTAGGAAACAATTCCTCAATGGCTTTTTCTCCACCTTTTAATAACACATGAGGATGATTACTTTGTGGGACTCTTTTTCTCGAAGACTTTCCATCCCATCTTTCACCGGCTTCTATAATGATTACTTCTTTAAAAGCAGTTGATAATGCTTTTGCTGCGAGCTTTCCTGCGATACTTCCGCCAATAACGATAGCTTTATTAAACATATTTTCCCCCTTAATAAAAAGAGATCCTGTTTTTTATGAATGAAACAGGATCTTAAACTAATTAACTTCTTTACCATTATAATTAAAACACATGGGTATATTGCAACGTTATAATTAAAATGCCTAATCCCCATACGTAATACGCAAATACTTTTAAAGAGTGACGTTTTAAGTATTGAATCATCCATGAAACAGCTATGTAACCGAAAAATGCTGCTGATAACGTTCCGACAATTAAAGATGTACTAGAAATAGATTCTGCTTTCCCTTGAAAAACATCTGCAAATTGCAAAATGATAGCTCCGACAATGGCTGGCGTTGATAATAAGAAAGAAAAGTAAGCAGCAGTTTCGCGGTCTAACTTTTTCCATAATGCAGCGACGATTGTCATTCCAGAACGAGAAATTGCCGGAAAAATAGCAGCTGCTTGAAATGAACCAATGATAAATGCATCTTTATATGTAATGTCGACCATTTTTTTACGACCATTCTTTTGTTTATCCGCCATGTAGAGAAAGAATCCTGTCACTAAAAACTCCCAACCAATTGTAATACCTGTTTTTGAAATATCCTCAAAAAAGTCTTTAAATAACAATCCGATTACAACTGCGGGTATCGTCCCGACAATAAGTAGTAGCATTAGTTTTGAAAATGGATTTTTAATTAAATATATAAATTCTTTTTTGTAATAAATAAACACTGCAAGTAAAGTTCCAATATGAAGCATCGTATCTAAAAATAATCCCGCTTCATCTAGTTGAAACAAATGCCTGCCTAAATAAAGATGACCTGTACTACTTATCGGTAAAAACTCTGTTAAACCTTGTATAATCCCTAAAATAAAAGCTTCTAACCAATTCATGATGGTCCCCTTTCTCGTTTGCTTGTACCAATATATGAAGGTTAATTTTTCGATATGAAAAAAACTATATTTCTCTATGAATTTACTTTTAATTTATGGATATATATGTAAAGAGAATTGAGGAGGGTTATTATGTGGAAGCACACAAAATTCGGTAATGTATTACTTTGGTTGGGCCCTATCCTTGTATTTTTAGGACTATGTATGACAAATGTTATTTCTGATATTCCTTTCTTTGAGGGAAAACATAAAACGATTGGAATTGTACTTATATGTATAGGTGTATGCTGCTTTATTGTTGCGAATCATTTAAAAAAAGGAGTAAAATATGAGGACTAAATTTAAATAAAAAACAATCCCAGTCTATGTGCTAGGATTGTTTTTTATTACTTATTTATAGAATACTTTATCAACGTTATATTTTGCTTTGTATTCATTAATGATATATGTTTCGTAAATTTCTCTTTCTGTTGGATCTTCTACAATACATGCATCAATGCGGTATACTTCGTCACGGTGATTTTTAATTGGCGAAACGTTATCTTCGAAATGCTTCTTAATACGTTGTCTAATTTTACGAGCTTTACCTACGAAAAGAAGTTCGTCATTAATATTGTAAAACATAAAAATGCCGCCTTTATCTCGTGGGAACAAGTGGAAATCGATAAAGCCATTGATTGGCGTAATTCTTGGCTCGTCTCCTCTAATAACTTGTTTACGTTCAGTAATTGTAACATCAACTTCAGGGATACTAATTTTAATCAAGTTCATTCACGTCCTCTTTTATTATAAAGGTAAATAATAGCATACATATGTAAGAAAAGCTACGTTCAGAGGCATTTTTCATTTTATAATTTAAATATTATAGGTGTATCATGTAAACTCTTCTTCCAAATCATATGATCACTTGATTCTCCCCAATAATCCTTCAGTACATAACTAGGCTCTCCAAACTTCTTCGTCCATATACTTTGCGCTTTTTTGTATCCACTATCTAAACAGTATTCTGTTATCCCTCTGCTAAGTAACGTAGTATACATTGCATGTAGTAATAAATTACCTATACCCTTTTGTTGATATTCAGGTAGGACGAATACAGTTCCTATTTCATATAAATCTTTAAATACACCACCTGTACAGCTATGAATTAATGTACTTGCTGGACCGATTTCAATTGTTCCAATGATTTTATCGTTACTTGTATCAATTGCTAATAAAAAGTAACGACTTTCCCCATTGCTCTCCAAATCATTTTTCAAATACTGTTTTTTCGTATTAATTTCATTTTCTATGTCGTCTAATAATTGGGATAACCCTTCATTATTAAAGGTATCAGTAATAACAAGACGAAAAAACAAATTCATTTCATCTATATCATCCGAATTGGGTCTTCTAATTTCAATGTTATACACGACCTAAATCTCCATTCTTTTATAATATAAGAGGAATTGTTAAGACCATACTTTATATACTCTATTCAACATTATTCTACAAAGGCCTGCATAGACCCAACAATATAGAAAGCTCATTATAAATATCGATAATATAATTTTTATATTCAAAGTTGTATGAACGGTAGGACCTAATACAGGAAAGCGAAAAATATCAAGAACGATCATAATACCTATAAGTAGACAGATCGCTGAAAAGGCAACCACCCAAATCCTCCTCTTGAATTGTATAAAGGATACTCCTAACGCTTATACCCAATAAACCAGTAGTAAAGGGAAAGACAATGAGTTCACTTGGCTCAATAATAAATAAGAGGAAAATAGTTAAAATATAAGAGAATATTCCCTCGCGAATAGAATAACAAATAGCTAGAAAGATCGGCAGCGTCGCAAATGGACTAATAAATAACCCAATACCAGGAATTAAGTTACCTGCAGATTGAAAAATAGCAGCAAGTGAACCGAGTAACGCTGTAGTGACTAATCTCTTTGCTGGCGTCATCTTTCTTTTATGAACAAAATTCGTACCATGAGCAATCATCGGTTGATACCAATAGTTTCTAAAGTGATTCATCAAAATCCCCCTAAAGATATCTAATTTATCACTTTCTATTTTTATTGATACACTTATTGTTTATTTATTATCCCCTTCTAAATTTGAGAGTGTCTATCATATTAAGGAACGATTTCAAAAATAGTACCTTTGTTCAAATCAGTTACTTTCATAGAACCGTAAACCCCTAAATATAATCTAGTTTGATCTAAATTTGTTCCTAAACTCATAAAATAAGCTGCCTGCTCACCGAAATCATAATGGGTTTCAATAACATGAAAGTCAGTATGTTTACCATGCGTACCAGCTCTAGAATATGCTAACGCACCTTTTACTGGAGACTGCGATTTTTCTTTCTTAGCAAGATCAGTAAATACAATACTACCAGTCAAACTAGGAATTGCAGTTCCCATATACGGCTGAACGCCAGTAAGTGAAGTTCCGTCAAATTTATCTGGTCTGGAATCTTTATGATAATAACTAATTAGAGGCTGTATACGCTGCACTGATGTTTCTATAGTTTCATTATAATAAGCCATTATTCTCTCATTTAAAGTTGGATTCTCAGAACAGTGCCTTATAAAAGAAGTTGGTAATTCTCCTTCCCATCCTCTCCAACCAAAATTAATGAATCCATATTGATCGAGAGTAACTCTCATTAAATGAGTTTGGACAAGTTCGGTAACTGGTATTGGTTTATATTGAACAAAAGAAAAAATAGACTCTACAATATCCTGTCCGACATTACCAGCATATTTGATATATTGATTATAAAACCTTTGAAATGAAATACCTGTTATATTACGTACGCCTTTTGCAATGACTGTAAGTGTTTCTTGTATAGATAAAGGAAGTTCATTAAAGCGTGTAACTACTGGAGGATTGGTTATGAATGTATCTCTACTTACATCGATTTCAATTATTTTACCCGCTATTTCTAAATCATCCTGACTTAAATTAAACGGATCATAGCCTGAACCACCATCTCCATTTGTAAAAACAAGTTTTCCAGTCTCAGGTGAAAAGTTTAAGCTGTTTACGCCGTTATGATTAAAAAATGGTCTTCTTATATTAAGTAAAGTTCTTCTTTTTTGAGGTTTACCGTTTGATTGTAAAATCCATTCTTCAATTGTATCGATATGATCATATTGAGTATCTTTATTTGTCCACTTTAAGTTTAAAGTTTTCTCGTCACAAGGATTCGGTTTAAATTGTTTTGAAAGCGCTCCTGGTCCTTGAGTCCCGGCTACTGAATAATGAAGATAAAATAAGCCATTATGATTAAATTGCGGATGAAACGCTAGTCCTAGTAAGCCGCGTTCATCATAACCGCTACTAGCAACACCTTCTTCAAATGTGCCTAATTTAATAATTCGGTGACGAATATTTAAAAATGTCTTTATATCTCCGTCTCCTATGTAAAAAACTTCTCCTAATTGAGTTGCGATAAATAGCCTTTCGGTCGTTTCACCTGGAAGTATAGCTGTTTTTATTACAGTCGGTAAATTTAAGTTATGAACGATGGGCCGTAAACGAATCTTAACGTTTGTCAATTAACTTCCCCCCCTTTTTTATTTCTTTTATATAGAAGAATATGATTAGAGTAGTTTAATTAGTATCAAAACTATAGCCATGAAGTCGTAATATCTCTGTTCGTACACGTCTGTTTTCTCCTTAGCATCAATTAACTTACTTACCTTTTTATTACATTTTTTGATATGATATAACTATAAAATATAAATTAGGGGGACAATCCATGGCAATCCTACTACAAATCATCGTACCACTTACATGTGCAATATATTTATTTACCCTCTATCGCAATGGAACATACGGATCAGCTTCATTCCTCTTAGCAGTCATGATAGGAATTTTCGGTTTAGAGAATATCTTTCAATATGCTAGTTTAACAGACCATGCTGTATATCCGTATTGGGGAAGTTTGAAGGCTGTAATCTTTATTTTATCCGTGGTGTTTATATTCAAAAGAACACCCACTCTATATAATAATTAACATTTATTTAAAGCTTATTTTTAGGAAGAGGTTATACAATGAGAGCGCCATATCAAGTATTAATATTTCCTTATATAATAACTGAAGATTCTATTCAATACGCTATTTTTAACCGAAGTGATTATGGTTATTGGCAAGGAATAGCTGGTGGTGGAGAAGATGGTGAGACTCCTATTGAATCAGCAAAACGGGAATCATTTGAAGAGGCTGGTATTTTAAGAGAATTTCCTTATATAAAATTAGATTCTGTATCTTCACTACCTGTAGAGGATGTAGTCGGCGGGTTTCTTTGGGGAGAAGATGTTTATGTAATAAAAGAATTTTCTTTTGGAGTTAAAGTTCCTACAAAAGATATTTTATTATCCAAAGAACATCACAACTATAAATGGTTATGCTTTGAGGAAGCAGTAATGCTTTTGAAATGGGATAGTAACAAAACAGCATTGTGGGAATTAAACAAAAGGTTATTAAAGCAATTAAAGTATTAAATAAAACAAGAATTAAACAACTTCAAACTATTATTTTCCCCTTGGTATTTCTATTTTAAAAAGGTAGGTGTTACATATGTCCTTAAATATTATATCAATAGTATCTATAATAATTTGGATTGTGTTAATTACAGAACTGA
This Bacillus paramycoides DNA region includes the following protein-coding sequences:
- a CDS encoding FAD-dependent oxidoreductase, with amino-acid sequence MFNKAIVIGGSIAGKLAAKALSTAFKEVIIIEAGERWDGKSSRKRVPQSNHPHVLLKGGEKAIEELFPNITNELIEAGSVVHNFTRDLKWHQFGLWKQPFTGEVHMIQQSRFLLEWHIQKRIDQVSNITIKYETVIEGLLIDGKRNKVCGVKAKCLETGTQEEIQADIVVDASGFGSKSIAWLREYNIEVQEEKARIDLFYTTRMFKFKENEKLDYCNTLMSPSFPDNPYGVLIQTIEDNRYFVTFSGYANEKAPQTDEEFYTFAENLSISNVTDFLNKAEAISHIKTYRIPYQVRRRFDLVDNLPERLLVVGDAHCRFDPVFGQGVSVAAMEAHQLQVLLQRKQKLDKAFTQQFYKETAHIIQTPWEMTTTEISRHPQLKRELTIKQKFQLWYTKQIYQLSATDSDVYIRLVRVMNLIRSPLHLFHPKVLFAVLLKQKK
- a CDS encoding nucleotide excision repair endonuclease — its product is MNLIKISIPEVDVTITERKQVIRGDEPRITPINGFIDFHLFPRDKGGIFMFYNINDELLFVGKARKIRQRIKKHFEDNVSPIKNHRDEVYRIDACIVEDPTEREIYETYIINEYKAKYNVDKVFYK
- a CDS encoding PQQ-dependent sugar dehydrogenase, translating into MTNVKIRLRPIVHNLNLPTVIKTAILPGETTERLFIATQLGEVFYIGDGDIKTFLNIRHRIIKLGTFEEGVASSGYDERGLLGLAFHPQFNHNGLFYLHYSVAGTQGPGALSKQFKPNPCDEKTLNLKWTNKDTQYDHIDTIEEWILQSNGKPQKRRTLLNIRRPFFNHNGVNSLNFSPETGKLVFTNGDGGSGYDPFNLSQDDLEIAGKIIEIDVSRDTFITNPPVVTRFNELPLSIQETLTVIAKGVRNITGISFQRFYNQYIKYAGNVGQDIVESIFSFVQYKPIPVTELVQTHLMRVTLDQYGFINFGWRGWEGELPTSFIRHCSENPTLNERIMAYYNETIETSVQRIQPLISYYHKDSRPDKFDGTSLTGVQPYMGTAIPSLTGSIVFTDLAKKEKSQSPVKGALAYSRAGTHGKHTDFHVIETHYDFGEQAAYFMSLGTNLDQTRLYLGVYGSMKVTDLNKGTIFEIVP
- a CDS encoding NUDIX hydrolase — translated: MRAPYQVLIFPYIITEDSIQYAIFNRSDYGYWQGIAGGGEDGETPIESAKRESFEEAGILREFPYIKLDSVSSLPVEDVVGGFLWGEDVYVIKEFSFGVKVPTKDILLSKEHHNYKWLCFEEAVMLLKWDSNKTALWELNKRLLKQLKY
- a CDS encoding GNAT family N-acetyltransferase; translated protein: MYNIEIRRPNSDDIDEMNLFFRLVITDTFNNEGLSQLLDDIENEINTKKQYLKNDLESNGESRYFLLAIDTSNDKIIGTIEIGPASTLIHSCTGGVFKDLYEIGTVFVLPEYQQKGIGNLLLHAMYTTLLSRGITEYCLDSGYKKAQSIWTKKFGEPSYVLKDYWGESSDHMIWKKSLHDTPIIFKL
- a CDS encoding undecaprenyl-diphosphate phosphatase — encoded protein: MNWLEAFILGIIQGLTEFLPISSTGHLYLGRHLFQLDEAGLFLDTMLHIGTLLAVFIYYKKEFIYLIKNPFSKLMLLLIVGTIPAVVIGLLFKDFFEDISKTGITIGWEFLVTGFFLYMADKQKNGRKKMVDITYKDAFIIGSFQAAAIFPAISRSGMTIVAALWKKLDRETAAYFSFLLSTPAIVGAIILQFADVFQGKAESISSTSLIVGTLSAAFFGYIAVSWMIQYLKRHSLKVFAYYVWGLGILIITLQYTHVF